In Plasmodium malariae genome assembly, chromosome: 11, the following proteins share a genomic window:
- the PmUG01_11036900 gene encoding conserved Plasmodium protein, unknown function: protein MKSFAAKYHLQLSRYILHNSSIRNRKTNVINTLKKILFTYFIFKSSMQKVIGTHSGRFHTDEILATVMLKFLPEYKDAKIIRTRDQDTLDQCDIVVDVGGVYNHEKKRYDHHQKEFNDTLDEKHTIRLSSAGLIYKHYAKDVFRKGFNITDESKVNILYDKIYTAFIESVDALDNGINQYEGVAKYQINTTLQHRVNSFNPNFLDDQVDENERFMLASNIVKEEFTSFVNYYSNVWYFAKSMTMEAINNRYNFHKSGKVIYLQKNCPYYDHLYDIEEEFNIKEEILFCIYNDRYGNIRCGAISKKNEAFSLRMPFPASFRGLKNSELEKVSNIKGLTFVHYSGFTSGGESVKCLIQLVEATLRENNITF from the coding sequence ATGAAATCGTTTGCAGCGAAATACCATTTACAACTATCAAGATACATTTTACACAATAGCAGCATTAGAAACAGAAAAACAAACGTAATAAAtactttgaaaaaaattttatttacttatttcatttttaagtCAAGTATGCAAAAAGTTATAGGGACACATTCAGGACGTTTTCATACGGATGAAATATTAGCAACAGttatgttaaaatttttacctGAGTATAAAGACGCTAAAATTATAAGAACCCGTGATCAAGATACATTAGATCAGTGTGATATTGTAGTAGATGTAGGAGGTGTGTATAATcatgaaaagaaaagatatgATCATCATCAGAAGGAGTTTAATGACACGCTAGATGAAAAACACACAATACGACTAAGTAGCGCaggattaatatataaacattatgCTAAAGATGTTTTTAGAAAAGGTTTTAATATTACGGATGAGAGCAAAGTGAACATATtgtatgataaaatatatacagcTTTTATCGAATCTGTTGATGCTTTAGATAATGGAATTAATCAATATGAAGGAGTAGCCAAATATCAAATAAATACAACTCTGCAACATCGAGTAAATAGTTTCAATCCAAATTTTTTAGATGATCAAGTTGATGAAAATGAGCGCTTTATGTTAGCATCGAATATTGTTAAAGAAGAATTTACAAGTTTTGTAAATTACTATTCAAATGTATGGTATTTTGCAAAAAGTATGACAATGGAAGCTATTAACAATAGATATAATTTTCACAAATCGGGTAAAGTAATATACCTACAAAAAAATTGTCCATATTATGATCATTTATATGATATAGAAGaagaatttaatataaaagaggaaattttattttgcatttatAATGACAGGTATGGAAATATTAGATGTGGTGCcatctcaaaaaaaaatgaagccTTTTCCTTAAGAATGCCATTTCCTGCTAGTTTTAGAGGACTGAAAAATTCCGAATTAGAAAAAGTCTCAAATATAAAAGGGTTAACGTTTGTGCATTATTCAGGGTTTACTAGCGGCGGTGAAAGTGTTAAATGCTTAATTCAGTTGGTAGAAGCTACCCTAagggaaaataatataactttttaa
- the PmUG01_11036800 gene encoding pyruvate kinase, putative, producing MSSYKFKNSSSSASLQSAANITLRQILEPSDKVNLRSKKTHIICTLGPACKSVETLVKLIDAGMDICRLNFSHGTHDDHREMFNNVLKAQEQRPNVLLGMLLDTKGPEIRTGLLKNKEVTLKEGSKLKLVTDYEFLGDETCIACSYKKLPQSVKKGNIILIADGSVSCRVLETHDDHVVTEVLNTATIGEKKNMNLPNVKVDLPIIGEKDKNDILNFAIPMGCNFIAASFIQSAEDLRLIRNLLGPRGRHIKIIPKIENIEGIINFDKILLESDGIMIARGDLGMEISPEKVFLAQKLMISKCNIQGKPIITATQMLESMTKNPRPTRAEVTDVANAVLDGTDCVMLSGETAGGKFPVEAVTIMSKICLEAEACIDYKLLYQSLVNTIDTPISVQEAVARSAVETAESIGASLIIALTETGYTARLIAKYKPSCTILALSASDSTVRCLNVHRGITCIKVGSFQGTDTVLRNAIQIAKERNLVAVGDNAICIHGIKEEVAGNTNLMKVIKIE from the exons ATGAGttcttataaatttaaaaattcttctTCGAGCGCGAGCTTGCAAAGTGCAGCTAATATAACGCTGAGGCAAATTTTAGAACCGAGTGATAAAGTCAATTTGCGCTCTAAAAAAACGCACATTATTTGTACCCTAGGTCCAGCATGTAAATCCGTGGAAACACTTGTAAAACTTATAGATGCAG GAATGGACATATGCCGCTTAAATTTCTCGCACGGAACGCATGATGATCACAGGGAAATGTTTAATAATGTTTTAAAGGCGCAGGAACAAAGACCGAATGTTTTGTTAGGTATGTTGCTAGATACAAAAGGACCCGAGATAAGAACaggtttattaaaaaataaagaggtCACTTTAAAAGAAGGTAGTAAATTAAAGCTAGTTACGGATTATGAGTTTTTGGGTGATGAAACATGTATTGCTTGttcatacaaaaaattacCACAGAGTGTAAAAAAaggtaatataatattaatagcaGATGGATCAGTTAGCTGTAGAGTTTTAGAAACCCATGATGATCATGTAGTAACGGAAGTATTAAATACAGCAACCATaggagagaaaaaaaatatgaacttGCCAAATGTTAAGGTTGATTTACCAATAATAGgtgaaaaagataaaaatgatattctTAATTTTGCAATTCCAATGGGATGTAATTTCATAGCTGCTTCTTTTATCCAATCAGCTGAGGATCTTCGTTTGATAAGGAATTTATTAGGACCAAGAGGAaggcatataaaaattattcctaaaatagaaaatattgaaggtattattaattttgataaaattttattagaatCAGATGGTATCATGATTGCAAGAGGAGATTTAGGAATGGAAATTTCACCGGAAAAAGTTTTCTTGGCCCAGAAGCTTATGATATCGAA ATGCAACATACAAGGAAAGCCAATTATAACAGCTACTCAAATGCTAGAATCCATGACCAAGAACCCAAGACCTACAAGAGCAGAAGTGACAGATGTGGCTAATGCAGTTTTAGATGGAACTGATTGTGTTATGCTTTCAGGTGAAACAGCTGGTGGTAAATTCCCAGTTGAAGCTGTTACAATTATGTCCAAAATATGCTTAGAAGCTGAAGCATGCATTGATTACAAGTTATTATATCAATCCTTGGTTAACACAATTGATACTCCAATAAGTGTTCAAGAAGCAGTAGCTAGATCAGCAGTAGAAACAGCAGAATCAATTGGCGCTAGTTTAATTATTGCTTTAACAGAAACAGGATACACTGCTAGATTAATAGCCAAATATAAACCAAGCTGTACCATATTAGCTCTTAGTGCTTCCGATTCAACTGTTAGATGTTTAAATGTACACAGAGGAATCACATGTATTAAGGTCGGATCATTCCAAGGAACAGACACAGTCTTGAGGAATGCAATTCAAATTGCCAAAGAAAGAAATTTGGTTGCAGTTGGAGATAACGCAATTTGCATTCATGGAATTAAAGAAGAAGTCGCTGGTAATACTAACTTAATGAAAGTAATTAAGATAGAATAA